In Streptomyces violaceusniger Tu 4113, one DNA window encodes the following:
- the pgi gene encoding glucose-6-phosphate isomerase, whose translation MTMEGRTRLDQLPEWHALAAHRKELGDAHLRDLFAGDPERGRRLTLQVGDLHVDYSKHLVTDETLRLLRELARATKVAELRDAMFRGERINTTEDRAVLHIALRAPHSAEIKLGDEDVVGEVHAVLAKMTVFTDRIRSGDWTGHTGKRIKNVVNIGIGGSDLGPKMAYEALRAYSDRSMTFRFVSNVDGADLHEAVRDLDPAETLFIVASKTFTTVETITNALSARDWLLTGLRAGEEAVAKHFVAVSTNAEKVAEFGIDTDNMFGFWDWVGGRYSFDSAIGLSLMVAIGPDCFREMLAGFHLVDEHFASAPPEENVPLLMGLLGIWYDNFHDAQAHAVLPYSHYLSKFTDYLQQLDMESNGKSVDRDGNPVRWQTGPIVWGTPGTNGQHAYYQLLHQGTKLVPADLIGFARPVKDLPPGLESHHDLLMANLFAQGQALAFGKTSEEVAAEGVPEELVPHKTFPGNRPTTTILASELSPWVLGQLVALYEHKVFVQGAVWNIDSFDQWGVELGKVLAKRVEPALTEGAEVPGLDTSTEHLVATYRSLRGR comes from the coding sequence ATGACCATGGAAGGCCGCACCAGGCTGGACCAGCTGCCGGAATGGCATGCGCTGGCCGCACACCGCAAGGAGCTGGGCGACGCGCATCTGCGCGACCTGTTCGCGGGCGACCCGGAGCGCGGGCGCCGCCTCACCCTTCAGGTCGGCGATCTCCACGTCGACTACTCCAAGCACCTGGTGACCGACGAGACCCTGCGGCTGCTGCGCGAGCTGGCGCGGGCCACCAAGGTGGCCGAGCTGCGGGACGCCATGTTCCGCGGTGAGCGGATCAACACCACCGAGGACCGCGCGGTGCTGCACATCGCGCTGCGCGCACCGCACTCCGCGGAGATCAAGCTGGGCGACGAGGACGTCGTCGGCGAAGTGCACGCCGTGCTCGCCAAGATGACCGTCTTCACCGACCGCATCAGGTCCGGCGACTGGACCGGCCACACCGGCAAGCGGATCAAGAACGTTGTCAACATCGGCATCGGCGGCTCCGATCTGGGCCCGAAGATGGCGTACGAGGCGCTGCGCGCCTATTCCGACCGCTCGATGACGTTCCGGTTCGTCTCCAATGTGGACGGCGCGGATCTGCATGAGGCGGTGCGCGACCTGGACCCGGCCGAGACGCTGTTCATCGTCGCGTCCAAGACCTTCACCACCGTCGAGACCATTACCAACGCCCTCTCCGCCCGCGACTGGCTGCTGACCGGCCTGCGGGCCGGTGAGGAGGCCGTCGCCAAGCACTTCGTGGCGGTGTCGACCAATGCCGAGAAGGTCGCCGAGTTCGGCATCGACACCGACAACATGTTCGGGTTCTGGGACTGGGTCGGCGGGCGCTATTCCTTCGACTCGGCCATCGGCCTCTCCCTGATGGTCGCCATCGGCCCAGACTGCTTCCGCGAGATGCTGGCCGGCTTCCATCTGGTCGACGAGCATTTCGCCTCCGCCCCGCCGGAGGAGAACGTCCCCCTGCTGATGGGCCTGTTGGGCATCTGGTACGACAATTTCCACGACGCCCAGGCGCATGCCGTCCTGCCGTACAGCCACTATCTGTCGAAGTTCACCGATTATCTGCAGCAGCTCGACATGGAGTCCAACGGCAAGTCCGTGGACCGGGACGGCAACCCCGTCCGCTGGCAGACCGGCCCGATCGTCTGGGGCACCCCCGGCACCAACGGCCAGCACGCCTATTACCAACTGCTCCACCAGGGCACCAAGCTGGTCCCGGCCGATCTGATCGGCTTTGCGCGGCCGGTGAAGGATCTGCCGCCCGGGCTGGAGTCCCACCACGATCTGCTGATGGCCAACCTCTTCGCCCAGGGCCAGGCGCTGGCCTTCGGCAAGACCTCCGAGGAGGTCGCCGCCGAGGGGGTGCCCGAGGAGCTGGTGCCGCACAAGACCTTCCCCGGCAACCGCCCCACCACCACGATCCTCGCCTCCGAGCTCAGCCCGTGGGTGCTGGGCCAGCTCGTCGCCCTCTATGAGCACAAGGTCTTCGTCCAGGGCGCCGTCTGGAACATCGACTCCTTCGACCAGTGGGGAGTGGAGCTGGGCAAGGTGCTCGCCAAGCGCGTCGAGCCCGCCCTGACCGAGGGCGCCGAGGTGCCGGGTCTTGACACCTCCACCGAGCATCTGGTGGCCACCTACCGCTCGCTGCGCGGCCGCTGA
- a CDS encoding MFS transporter: MAAVDAGELGAGRPAVPAWRGGFGRLWAAAVVSRFGDALRGAALPLLAVSLTDSPVLVSLVTACGFLPWLLFGLIGGAIADRVDQRRVMWAVDGARAVLMAGFAVAVWMDQATIGLLLAFAFALTTLQTLFDNAATALLPSVVAQEALGRANARLMTGQEVMGRFVGAPLVPVLLGLGAAMPYAADAVTYLAAAVLVASLGVTPPQRAPRPPGGSLRRDIAEGLAVLWRDRTLRALCASTTLCNIGIGALIATLVLHITGWLGAGNTGYAAVITVYGIGSVIGGLVAARLTEKLGRARALVVCGTAQIGALVALGAIRSLPVAVAAMGLFGFAGIVWNVTEVTMMQQRSPDGALGRVSSAFRTLSIAGTPLGALLGGGMAEAWGLNTPALGAAALFVCGVVALVPGMRSVIN; this comes from the coding sequence ATGGCCGCGGTGGACGCCGGTGAGCTGGGCGCCGGAAGGCCGGCGGTGCCCGCGTGGCGCGGGGGGTTCGGGCGGCTGTGGGCGGCCGCGGTCGTCTCCCGGTTCGGGGACGCCCTGCGGGGTGCGGCGCTGCCGCTGCTGGCCGTCTCGCTGACCGATTCGCCGGTGCTGGTCTCGCTCGTGACCGCCTGCGGCTTTCTGCCTTGGCTGCTGTTCGGGCTGATCGGCGGGGCGATCGCCGACCGGGTGGACCAGCGCAGGGTGATGTGGGCGGTGGACGGCGCGCGGGCCGTCCTGATGGCGGGGTTCGCCGTCGCGGTCTGGATGGACCAGGCCACCATTGGGCTGCTGCTCGCCTTCGCGTTCGCCTTGACCACGCTGCAGACCCTGTTCGACAACGCCGCCACGGCGCTGCTGCCCTCGGTGGTCGCGCAGGAGGCGCTGGGCAGGGCCAACGCCCGGCTGATGACCGGGCAGGAGGTCATGGGCCGGTTCGTGGGCGCCCCGCTGGTGCCGGTGCTGCTGGGCCTCGGCGCCGCGATGCCGTATGCGGCGGACGCGGTCACCTATCTCGCCGCCGCCGTGCTGGTCGCCTCGCTGGGGGTGACGCCCCCTCAGCGGGCCCCGCGCCCGCCGGGCGGATCGCTGCGGCGCGATATCGCCGAGGGCCTGGCCGTGCTGTGGCGGGACAGGACGCTGCGGGCGCTGTGCGCCTCCACCACGCTGTGCAATATCGGCATCGGCGCGCTCATCGCCACCCTGGTGCTGCACATCACCGGCTGGCTGGGCGCCGGGAACACCGGCTATGCGGCCGTCATCACCGTGTACGGGATCGGGAGTGTGATCGGGGGGCTGGTGGCCGCCCGGCTCACCGAAAAACTGGGGCGCGCCCGTGCCCTCGTGGTGTGCGGCACCGCGCAGATCGGCGCCCTGGTCGCCCTCGGGGCGATACGGAGCCTGCCGGTCGCGGTCGCCGCCATGGGCCTCTTCGGCTTCGCGGGGATCGTCTGGAACGTGACCGAGGTGACGATGATGCAGCAGCGCAGCCCCGACGGGGCACTGGGGCGGGTGAGTTCCGCCTTCCGCACCCTGTCGATCGCGGGCACCCCGCTCGGCGCGCTGCTGGGCGGGGGGATGGCCGAGGCGTGGGGGCTTAACACCCCCGCGCTGGGGGCCGCGGCGCTCTTCGTCTGCGGGGTGGTGGCCCTCGTTCCGGGAATGCGGTCCGTCATCAATTAG
- the secG gene encoding preprotein translocase subunit SecG, with amino-acid sequence MGFSIALIIFSLLLMMLVLMHKGKGGGLSDMFGGGMQSSVGGSSVAERNLDRITVVVGLLWFVCIVVLGLLMKLD; translated from the coding sequence ATGGGGTTTTCGATCGCCCTCATCATCTTCAGCCTGCTGCTGATGATGTTGGTGCTCATGCACAAGGGGAAGGGCGGCGGCCTGTCCGATATGTTCGGTGGCGGCATGCAGTCCTCGGTGGGCGGCTCCTCGGTCGCCGAGCGCAACCTGGACCGCATCACCGTGGTGGTCGGGCTGCTGTGGTTCGTCTGCATCGTCGTGCTCGGGCTGCTGATGAAGCTCGACTGA
- the tpiA gene encoding triose-phosphate isomerase, translating to MSDRTPLMAGNWKMNLNHLEAIAHVQKLAFALTDKDYEAVEVAVLPPFTDLRSVQTLVDGDKLKIKYGAQDISAHDSGAYTGEISGPMLAKLKCAFAVVGHSERRQYHCESDELCNAKVKAAFRHDLTPILCVGEGLEVRKAGNQVAHTLAQVDGGLKDIPAEQAETIVIAYEPVWAIGTGEVATPEDAQEVCGAIRGRLAELYGQEVADKVRIQYGGSVKSGNVAAIMAQPDVDGALIGGAALDADEFVKIVRFRDQ from the coding sequence GTGAGTGACCGTACGCCGCTGATGGCGGGCAACTGGAAGATGAACCTCAACCACCTCGAGGCCATCGCCCACGTCCAGAAGCTCGCCTTCGCGCTCACCGACAAGGACTATGAGGCCGTGGAGGTCGCGGTGCTGCCGCCCTTCACCGATCTGCGGTCGGTGCAGACCCTGGTCGATGGCGACAAGTTGAAGATCAAGTACGGCGCCCAGGACATCTCCGCGCACGACTCCGGCGCCTACACCGGCGAGATCTCCGGCCCGATGCTGGCCAAGCTCAAGTGCGCCTTCGCCGTCGTCGGGCACTCGGAGCGGCGCCAGTACCACTGCGAGTCCGACGAGCTGTGCAACGCCAAGGTCAAGGCGGCCTTCCGCCATGACCTCACCCCGATCCTGTGCGTCGGCGAGGGCCTTGAGGTCCGTAAGGCGGGCAACCAGGTCGCCCACACCCTCGCGCAGGTGGACGGCGGTCTCAAGGACATCCCCGCCGAGCAGGCCGAGACCATCGTGATCGCCTACGAGCCGGTCTGGGCGATCGGCACCGGCGAGGTCGCGACCCCCGAGGACGCCCAGGAGGTCTGCGGGGCCATCCGCGGCCGGCTCGCCGAGCTCTACGGCCAGGAGGTCGCCGACAAGGTCCGGATCCAGTACGGCGGCTCGGTGAAGTCCGGGAACGTCGCCGCGATCATGGCCCAGCCGGATGTGGACGGCGCCCTGATCGGCGGCGCGGCGCTGGACGCGGACGAATTCGTCAAGATCGTTCGTTTCCGCGACCAGTGA
- the pgl gene encoding 6-phosphogluconolactonase, with translation MTAPQVVVHRDKELMAQAAAARLITKIVDAQAARGSASVVLTGGRNGNGLLAALAASPARDAVDWSRLDLWWGDERFLPEGHPDRNVTQAREALLDTVELDPARVHAMPASDGANGGDVDAAAEAYAAELARAARPENHGAVPSFDVLLLGVGPDTHVASLFPELPAVRETERMVVGVRGAPKPPPVRISLTLPAIRAAQEVWLLAAGEDKARAVTIALSGAGEVQAPAAGAYGRRRTLWLLDRAAAAGLPRELYPPASP, from the coding sequence GTGACCGCACCACAGGTGGTCGTCCACCGCGACAAGGAGCTGATGGCCCAGGCCGCGGCGGCCCGGCTGATCACGAAGATCGTGGACGCCCAGGCCGCCCGTGGCTCCGCCTCGGTCGTCCTGACCGGCGGGCGCAACGGCAACGGCCTGCTGGCCGCGCTCGCCGCCTCCCCGGCGCGTGACGCGGTCGACTGGTCGCGGCTGGACCTGTGGTGGGGCGATGAGCGATTCCTGCCGGAGGGCCACCCCGACCGCAATGTCACCCAGGCCCGCGAGGCGCTGCTGGACACGGTGGAGCTGGACCCGGCGCGGGTGCACGCGATGCCCGCGTCCGACGGAGCGAACGGCGGTGACGTGGACGCCGCGGCCGAGGCGTACGCCGCCGAGCTGGCCCGGGCCGCGCGGCCGGAGAACCACGGCGCGGTGCCGTCGTTCGACGTGCTGCTGCTGGGCGTCGGCCCGGACACCCATGTGGCCTCGCTCTTCCCCGAACTGCCCGCCGTCCGGGAGACCGAGCGGATGGTGGTCGGGGTGCGCGGCGCGCCCAAGCCGCCGCCCGTACGGATCTCGCTGACCCTGCCCGCGATCCGCGCGGCACAGGAGGTGTGGCTGCTGGCGGCCGGTGAGGACAAGGCGAGGGCGGTCACGATAGCCCTGTCGGGTGCCGGGGAGGTGCAGGCTCCGGCGGCCGGCGCGTACGGCCGCCGCCGCACGCTGTGGCTGCTGGACCGGGCCGCGGCGGCGGGTCTGCCGCGCGAGCTGTACCCCCCGGCGTCGCCGTAA
- the opcA gene encoding glucose-6-phosphate dehydrogenase assembly protein OpcA produces the protein MNIDLTDTTSSRINSALIQARRSTGTPAVGMVLTLVIVTDEGNHYDALRAASDASKEHPSRILVVIKRPGRSPRDRKIARMDAEVRVGGETGTGETVLLRLHGELANHAYSVVLPLLLPDAPVVVWWPEDAPEHPSEDLLGQLAQRRITDAQATEDPVAALGLRAATYTPGDTDLAWTRITPWRSVLAAALDQRHSPITSAVVEGEAYNPSSELLALWLAERLGVPVNRQVSEGPGLTAVRLETADGVICLDRANGSLAELAMPGQPDRHVALQRREVSELIAEELRRLDPDEIYASSVKFGVNKLGQGGVGTLERDAKAAPETQVAPPDRPPLPTRDPEAPPEHAPGSPKNPPQAPAQPPAPKPHPPAKAQERKADGKADK, from the coding sequence ATGAACATCGATCTCACGGACACCACGTCCAGCCGGATCAACTCCGCTCTGATCCAGGCGCGCCGGTCCACCGGTACGCCGGCCGTGGGCATGGTGCTGACCCTCGTCATCGTCACCGACGAGGGCAATCACTACGACGCGCTGCGGGCGGCGAGCGACGCGTCCAAGGAACACCCCTCGCGCATCCTGGTCGTCATCAAGCGGCCCGGCCGGTCGCCGCGCGACCGCAAGATCGCCCGGATGGACGCCGAGGTGCGGGTCGGCGGCGAGACCGGTACCGGCGAGACGGTGCTGCTGCGGCTGCACGGCGAGCTCGCCAACCACGCCTACTCGGTGGTCCTGCCCCTGCTGCTGCCGGACGCCCCGGTGGTGGTGTGGTGGCCGGAGGACGCCCCCGAGCACCCCAGCGAGGACCTGCTCGGACAGCTCGCCCAGCGCCGGATCACCGACGCCCAGGCCACCGAGGACCCGGTCGCGGCCCTCGGGCTGCGGGCCGCGACCTACACCCCGGGCGACACCGATCTGGCCTGGACCCGGATCACCCCGTGGCGCAGCGTTCTGGCCGCCGCCCTGGACCAGCGGCACTCCCCGATCACCTCCGCGGTCGTCGAGGGCGAGGCGTACAACCCGAGCAGCGAGCTGCTCGCGCTGTGGCTCGCCGAGCGGCTGGGGGTGCCGGTGAACCGGCAGGTCTCGGAGGGCCCCGGGCTCACCGCGGTGCGGCTGGAGACGGCCGACGGCGTGATCTGCCTGGACCGGGCGAACGGCTCGCTGGCCGAGCTGGCGATGCCGGGCCAGCCCGACCGGCACGTGGCGCTGCAGCGGCGTGAGGTCTCGGAGCTGATCGCCGAGGAGCTGCGCCGGCTGGACCCCGACGAGATCTACGCGTCGTCGGTGAAGTTCGGCGTGAACAAGCTGGGCCAGGGCGGCGTGGGCACGCTGGAGCGGGACGCCAAGGCCGCCCCGGAGACTCAGGTGGCACCCCCGGACCGGCCGCCGCTGCCGACCCGGGACCCGGAGGCGCCGCCGGAGCATGCGCCCGGTTCGCCGAAGAACCCACCGCAGGCACCGGCACAGCCGCCGGCTCCCAAGCCTCACCCCCCGGCGAAGGCCCAGGAGCGGAAGGCGGACGGGAAGGCGGACAAGTGA
- a CDS encoding phosphoglycerate kinase — MKTIDDLQVAGQRVFVRADLNVPLDGETITDDGRIRAAVPTINKLLDRGAKVIVASHLGRPKGAPDPQYSLAPVARRLGELLGKQVAFATDTVDESARATVAALGDGEVALLENLRFNAGETSKDDAERGAFADRLAALADLYVGDGFGAVHRKHASVYDLPARLPHAAGELIAAELSVLKKLTEDVKRPYAVVLGGAKVSDKLGVIDHLLEKADRILIGGGMAYTFLKAQGHEVGRSLLQEDQVPAVRDYLRRAKERGVEFVLPVDVTAAPEFPDLKTKAPANPRVIAADAIPADLQGLDIGPETRKLYASKLADAATVFWNGPMGVFEHPDFAEGTRAVAQALLDSPAFTVVGGGDSAAAVRILGFDENAFGHISTGGGASLEYLEGKTLPGLAALED, encoded by the coding sequence GTGAAGACGATTGACGATCTTCAGGTCGCCGGGCAGCGGGTCTTCGTCCGCGCCGACCTGAACGTCCCGCTCGACGGCGAGACGATCACCGACGACGGCCGGATCCGCGCCGCCGTCCCGACGATCAACAAGCTCCTGGACCGGGGCGCCAAGGTGATCGTCGCCTCGCACCTGGGCCGCCCCAAGGGCGCCCCGGACCCGCAGTACTCGCTCGCCCCCGTCGCCCGGCGGCTCGGCGAACTCCTCGGCAAGCAGGTCGCCTTCGCGACCGACACCGTGGACGAGAGCGCTCGGGCCACCGTGGCGGCGCTCGGCGACGGCGAGGTCGCGCTGCTGGAGAACCTGCGGTTCAACGCCGGTGAGACCAGTAAGGACGACGCCGAGCGCGGCGCCTTCGCCGACCGGCTCGCCGCCCTCGCCGACCTCTACGTGGGTGACGGCTTCGGCGCGGTCCACCGTAAGCACGCCTCCGTGTACGACCTCCCGGCCCGGCTGCCGCACGCCGCGGGAGAGCTGATCGCCGCCGAGCTCTCGGTCCTGAAGAAGCTCACCGAGGACGTCAAGCGGCCCTACGCGGTCGTCCTCGGCGGCGCCAAGGTCTCCGACAAGCTCGGCGTCATCGACCACCTGCTGGAGAAGGCCGACCGCATCCTGATCGGCGGCGGCATGGCCTACACCTTCCTCAAGGCCCAGGGCCACGAGGTCGGCCGCTCGCTGCTGCAGGAGGACCAGGTCCCGGCGGTCCGGGACTATCTGCGCCGTGCCAAGGAGCGCGGTGTGGAGTTCGTGCTCCCGGTCGACGTCACGGCCGCGCCCGAATTCCCGGACCTGAAGACCAAGGCCCCCGCGAACCCGCGGGTCATCGCCGCGGACGCGATCCCGGCCGATCTTCAGGGGCTGGATATCGGCCCGGAGACCCGCAAGCTGTACGCCTCGAAGCTGGCCGACGCGGCCACCGTCTTCTGGAACGGCCCCATGGGCGTCTTCGAGCACCCCGACTTCGCCGAGGGCACCCGGGCCGTGGCCCAGGCGCTCCTGGACAGCCCGGCCTTCACCGTGGTCGGCGGCGGCGACTCCGCCGCGGCCGTACGCATCCTGGGCTTCGACGAGAACGCTTTCGGCCACATCTCGACCGGCGGTGGAGCGAGCCTCGAATACCTCGAGGGCAAGACGCTCCCCGGCCTCGCCGCACTGGAGGACTGA
- the zwf gene encoding glucose-6-phosphate dehydrogenase: MTSSNPLRDPRDRRLPRIAGPSGLVIFGVTGDLSRKKLMPAIYDLANRGLLPPGFSLVGFARRDWEDEDFSQVVHDAVKEHARTPFREEVWQQLAEGFRFVPGSFSDDEAFTTLRATIEELDKARGTGGNFAFYLSVPPKFFPTVVQQLKKHGLSQGQGDSWRRAVIEKPFGHDLKSAQELNQVVHEVFRPGDVFRIDHYLGKETVQNIMALRFANTMFEPIWNRSYVDHVQITMAEDIGIGGRAGYYDGIGAARDVIQNHLLQLLALTAMEEPASFGASSLVTEKLKALRAVKLPKDLGKHTVRGQYAPGWQGGQEVHGYLEEEGIDPHSKTDTYAAIKLEIDNRRWAGVPFYLRAGKRLGRRVTEIAVVFQRAPHSPFDATDTQELGQNALVIRVQPDEGVTIRFGSKVPGTSMEIRDVTMDFQYGESFTESSPEAYERLLLDVLLGEANLFPRHEEVEQSWRILDPIEEYWEKHGRPEQYTAGTWGPKAADEMLARDGRSWRRP; encoded by the coding sequence GTGACCAGCAGCAATCCGCTGCGTGACCCACGAGACCGACGGCTCCCGCGCATCGCGGGGCCGTCCGGCCTCGTGATCTTCGGCGTCACGGGCGATCTGTCCCGTAAGAAGTTGATGCCCGCCATCTACGACCTGGCCAACCGCGGGCTGCTGCCGCCCGGCTTCTCGCTGGTCGGCTTCGCCCGCCGCGACTGGGAGGACGAGGACTTCTCCCAGGTCGTGCACGACGCGGTCAAGGAGCACGCGCGGACCCCGTTCCGCGAGGAGGTCTGGCAGCAGCTCGCCGAGGGGTTCCGCTTCGTACCCGGCTCGTTCTCCGACGACGAGGCGTTCACGACCCTGCGGGCGACCATAGAGGAGCTCGACAAGGCGCGCGGCACCGGCGGGAACTTCGCCTTCTATCTGTCGGTCCCGCCGAAGTTCTTCCCCACCGTCGTCCAGCAGCTCAAGAAGCACGGGCTGTCGCAGGGCCAGGGCGACTCCTGGCGGCGCGCCGTCATCGAGAAGCCCTTCGGCCACGACCTGAAGAGCGCCCAGGAGCTCAACCAGGTCGTCCACGAGGTCTTCCGGCCCGGCGATGTCTTCCGGATCGACCACTACCTGGGCAAGGAGACGGTCCAGAACATCATGGCGCTGCGCTTCGCCAACACGATGTTCGAGCCGATCTGGAACCGGTCGTACGTCGACCATGTGCAGATCACCATGGCCGAGGACATCGGCATCGGCGGGCGCGCGGGCTACTACGACGGCATCGGCGCGGCCCGTGACGTCATCCAGAACCACCTGCTGCAGCTCCTCGCACTGACCGCCATGGAGGAGCCCGCCTCCTTCGGGGCGTCCTCCCTGGTCACCGAGAAGCTGAAGGCGCTCCGGGCGGTCAAGCTGCCCAAGGACCTGGGCAAGCACACGGTCCGCGGGCAGTACGCCCCCGGCTGGCAGGGCGGCCAGGAGGTGCACGGCTATCTCGAGGAGGAGGGCATCGACCCCCACTCGAAGACCGACACCTACGCCGCGATCAAGCTGGAGATCGACAACCGCCGCTGGGCGGGTGTCCCCTTCTACCTGCGCGCCGGCAAGCGGCTGGGGCGGCGGGTCACCGAGATCGCGGTGGTCTTCCAGCGCGCCCCGCACTCCCCCTTCGATGCCACCGACACCCAGGAGCTCGGGCAGAACGCCCTGGTCATCCGGGTGCAGCCGGACGAGGGCGTCACCATCCGGTTCGGCTCCAAGGTGCCCGGCACCTCCATGGAGATCCGGGACGTGACGATGGACTTCCAGTACGGCGAGTCCTTCACCGAGTCCAGCCCCGAGGCGTACGAGCGGCTGCTGCTCGATGTCCTGCTGGGCGAGGCGAACCTCTTCCCCCGCCATGAGGAGGTCGAGCAGTCCTGGCGGATCCTCGACCCGATCGAGGAGTACTGGGAGAAGCACGGCAGGCCCGAGCAGTACACGGCCGGGACCTGGGGGCCGAAAGCCGCGGACGAGATGCTCGCACGAGACGGACGGAGCTGGCGGCGGCCATGA
- the gap gene encoding type I glyceraldehyde-3-phosphate dehydrogenase, with translation MTIRVGINGFGRIGRNYFRALLEQGADIEIVGVNDLTDNATLVHLLKYDTILGRLKHEVSHTEDTITVGNQTFKTMAERDPAALPWGELGADIVVESTGIFTKREDAAKHLAAGAKKVLISAPAKDEDITIVMGVNNEKYDPANQHVISNASCTTNCVAPMAKVLDENFGIVKGMMTTVHAYTNDQRILDFPHKDLRRARAAAENIIPTSTGAAKATALVLPQLKGKLDGIAMRVPVPTGSVTDLVLELDREVTKDEINTAFQKAAEGQLKGILEYTEDPIVSSDIVNWPASCTFDSSLTMAQGKQVKVIGWYDNEWGYSNRLVDLTVFVGERL, from the coding sequence GTGACGATCCGCGTAGGCATCAACGGCTTTGGCCGCATCGGTCGCAACTACTTCCGCGCGCTCCTTGAGCAGGGCGCGGACATCGAGATCGTCGGTGTCAACGACCTGACCGATAACGCCACCCTGGTGCACCTGCTGAAGTACGACACCATCCTCGGCCGGCTGAAGCACGAGGTCAGCCACACCGAGGACACCATCACGGTGGGCAACCAGACCTTCAAGACGATGGCGGAGCGCGACCCGGCGGCCCTTCCGTGGGGCGAGCTCGGCGCCGACATCGTGGTGGAGTCCACCGGCATCTTCACCAAGCGCGAGGACGCCGCCAAGCACCTCGCCGCAGGCGCCAAGAAGGTCCTGATCTCCGCGCCCGCCAAGGACGAGGACATCACGATCGTGATGGGCGTCAACAACGAGAAGTACGACCCGGCGAACCAGCACGTCATCTCCAACGCCTCCTGCACCACCAACTGTGTGGCGCCGATGGCCAAGGTCCTCGACGAGAACTTCGGCATCGTCAAGGGCATGATGACGACGGTCCACGCGTACACCAACGACCAGCGCATCCTGGACTTCCCGCACAAGGACCTGCGTCGCGCCCGCGCGGCGGCGGAGAACATCATTCCGACCTCCACCGGTGCCGCCAAGGCCACCGCGCTGGTCCTGCCGCAGCTCAAGGGCAAGCTGGACGGCATCGCGATGCGCGTCCCGGTCCCGACCGGCTCGGTCACCGACCTTGTCCTGGAGCTCGACCGCGAGGTCACCAAGGACGAGATCAACACGGCCTTCCAGAAGGCCGCCGAGGGTCAGCTCAAGGGCATCCTGGAGTACACCGAGGACCCGATCGTCTCCTCGGACATCGTCAACTGGCCCGCCTCCTGCACCTTCGACTCCTCCCTGACCATGGCCCAGGGCAAGCAGGTCAAGGTCATCGGCTGGTACGACAACGAGTGGGGCTACTCCAACCGCCTCGTCGACCTGACCGTCTTCGTCGGCGAGCGGCTCTGA
- a CDS encoding RNA polymerase-binding protein RbpA, which translates to MASGNAIRGSRVGAGPMGEAERGESAPRLRISFWCSNGHETVPSFASDAQIPDTWDCPRCGFPAGKDRDNPPDPPRTEPYKTHLAYVRERRSDADGEAILAEALAKLRGEI; encoded by the coding sequence GTGGCAAGTGGCAACGCGATCCGTGGAAGCCGGGTCGGAGCGGGGCCGATGGGAGAGGCCGAGCGAGGCGAATCGGCGCCGCGCCTGCGCATCTCCTTCTGGTGCTCGAACGGGCATGAGACCGTGCCGAGCTTCGCCAGCGATGCGCAGATCCCTGACACGTGGGACTGCCCCCGCTGCGGCTTCCCGGCCGGCAAGGACCGGGACAACCCGCCGGACCCGCCGCGCACCGAGCCGTACAAGACGCATCTGGCGTATGTACGGGAGCGGCGCAGCGACGCCGACGGCGAGGCGATTCTCGCCGAGGCACTCGCCAAGCTCCGGGGCGAGATCTAG